Part of the Acidaminococcales bacterium genome, CAATCAGTTCCAGAACCTTACGGTGGGCGGCAGGACCAGGGACGGGTTTGACGCTACCAACGCCCTGTCCTACCTTTGCCTGAAGGCCACGGACAGCGTGCGCACGCACCAGCCCGGCCTCAGCGTGCGCATTCACAACGATTGCCCGCCGGAATTTTTGGAGGCGGTTTGCGACCTTGTCGCCACCGGGACCGGGTTCCCCGCCATCCACAACGACCAGGCCGGGGCGCAGATGCTGCTCAAGGCCGGCTACGAGCCGGAAGACGCCCGCGATTGGAGCAATTGCGGCTGCGTAGTGCCGCATTTTCGCAAGACGGGGGAATGGACTTCCGCCGTCAACGTAAATTTCGCCGCCGCTTTGGAATACGCCCTGAACGAAGGGAAAAGCCGCCTGACGGGAGAGATCATGGGCCTTCCCGAAAAGCCCGCGTCTTTGTTTAAGACCTACGAAGAGGTATGGCAAGCCTTCCTCCGGCAATTTCTCAACCTCATCAGACATTCGGTTATCGCTACCATAACGGCGCAAAGGCTGCACGCGGAAATGGTTCCGAGGCCTTTTTTGTCCGCCTGTGTTGACGACTGCCTGCAAAAAGGCGTAGACTTAAGCCAGGGGGGCGCCCATTACAGGGTGGGGCCGGTGCTGACCGGCATTGGCCTTGCCATAACGGCCAACTCTTTGGCCGCCGTCAAAAAATTGGTCTTTACGGAAAAGGCGGCGACCATGGCGGAATTGTCCGCCGCGCTGGACGCGGACTGGGAAGGCTTCGGCCTGCTGCGCCGCAAGGCTCTGGGCGCGCCCAAGTACGGGAACGACGACGACTATGTGGACAGGATCGCCGTGGACATCTCCAACTGTTATTACCGGGAAACGCGCGCCTATAAGGATATTTTCGGCCAGCCTTTCAACACGGCTTTTATGGGCATTTCCAACTATATACCCACCGGCCGGGTAATCGGGGCCCTGCCGTGCGGCCGCAAGGCCGGGCAGCCTTTGACGGAAGGCGTGTCCCCTTTTGCCGGCAGCGATGTGGAAAGCCCGCTCGCCGCCATGCGCTCCAGCGGCAAAATCAACCACGACGTGCATACGGGCGGCACTCTCCTTAACCTTCGGTTAGGGGAAGATTTGCTCGCCACCGGCCGCGGCCGGCGGAACTTGGGCGCCTTGATCCGGGCTTACTTTTCTTTGGGGGCCTTTCATGTGCAGTTCAATACCGTTTCCACCGAAACCATGCGCAAGGCGCAGGCCGCGCCGGAAATGCACAAAGACCTTTTAGTGCGGGTGGCCGGTTACAGCACTCAATTTGTCAACCTGTCGCCGCAGATGCAGGAGGCGATCATTGCCAGGAACGCCCACGACAGCTTTTGAGCGGCGCCATGGCAAAATGCGCCAAGGGCCATGTGCTGCAACTGCAAAGTTTTTCTCCCCACGACGGCGAGGGCGTGCGGACGGTGGTTTTCCTTTTGGGCTGCCCGCTGCGCTGCCTCTGGTGCGCCAATCCTGAAACCTGGACTTTTGCGCCCAAATTGGTTTGTTATAAAGACAAGTGTTCCGGTTGCCGCGCCTGCCAGTCCGCCTGTCCGCAAGGGCTTTTCCCCGGCGCGGGCGGCGGGCGGGAAAACTGCCGCGCCTGCGGCCTTTGCGCCGCGATATGCCCGAACGGGGCTTTGCGCGTATTGGGGCAGACGATGGGCGTTGCGGAAATCGTGAAAAAAGCGCGCCGGGAAGAAGTGTTTTTCCGTTATTCCGGCGGCGGGGTTACTTTTTCCGGCGGGGAGCCTTTGTTTCAGCGGCCTTTCCTCCGAAGCGCGGCGAGAGAGCTTTCCCGGGCGGGAATAGACCTCTGGCTGGAAACTTCGGGGTTCTTCCCTTGGGCGGGGGCGGCGGACATTTTTCCTTTTTTTCGCCATGTTTTTTTCGACCTGAAATGTATGGACAGGGAAAAACACTTGGCTTTCACCGGCCGGGACAACCGCCTCATCTTAAAAAACGCGGTCAGGCTTTTCAGGCTGGGCATGCCGCTTACCATACGCGTGCCTTGCGTGCCGGGGCTGAACTTTACCGAAGAGAACCTGCTGGCGACCGCTTGTTTTATGAAAGAATGTCTGCCCGGCGCCGAGGCGGAACTTTTGCCCTACCATGATTTGGGCAAGGAAAAGTACCGGGCTTTGGGGAAAGGGCGGGAATTTCACCAATACGCAGTGCCGGACGCGGCGGCGATAGAGGACGCGCGCCGGCTTTTTCACCAAAACGGCGTAAAGACCGTTTCGTACAAATAGCAAGGCGAAAAAGGCCGATTCAGCATGTGCCCTTTAGAGGTAAATTGGCCGCAAAGACAGTATGGTTTCCATCTGGGTACAGTATCAGATCTCAAACGGAGCGTAAAGGCGACATGCAAACGACGCATACAATAATAAACGCCGATTGCCGCGCGATGAATGACGTCGCCGGCAAAAGCGTTGATCTTATAATTACCTCGCCGCCGTATTGGCAGTTAAAAGATTATGGGGTTGCCGGGCAAATCGGCTTTGACGATGATTACGAAACATATATAAATAACCTTAATATTGTTTGGAAAGAGTGTTTCAGGGTTTTAAAAGATGGCTGCCGCCTTTGCGTAAACGTGGGGGATCAATTCGCCCGTTCGGTTTATTACGGGCGTTATAAGGTTATCCCTATCCATAGCGAGATAATCAGATTTTGTGAAACCGTCGGACTTGATTTTATGGGTAAAATTATATGGCAAAAAAGCACCACCATGAACACTACCGGCGGCGGCGCCGTTATGGGCAGTTT contains:
- a CDS encoding glycyl-radical enzyme activating protein, with amino-acid sequence MAKCAKGHVLQLQSFSPHDGEGVRTVVFLLGCPLRCLWCANPETWTFAPKLVCYKDKCSGCRACQSACPQGLFPGAGGGRENCRACGLCAAICPNGALRVLGQTMGVAEIVKKARREEVFFRYSGGGVTFSGGEPLFQRPFLRSAARELSRAGIDLWLETSGFFPWAGAADIFPFFRHVFFDLKCMDREKHLAFTGRDNRLILKNAVRLFRLGMPLTIRVPCVPGLNFTEENLLATACFMKECLPGAEAELLPYHDLGKEKYRALGKGREFHQYAVPDAAAIEDARRLFHQNGVKTVSYK